A stretch of Macadamia integrifolia cultivar HAES 741 chromosome 7, SCU_Mint_v3, whole genome shotgun sequence DNA encodes these proteins:
- the LOC122085178 gene encoding ubiquitin recognition factor in ER-associated degradation protein 1-like isoform X1 — protein MFFEGYGYHGASFEQTYRCYPASFIDKPQLEGGDKIIMPPSALDHLASLHIDYPMLFELRNAAAERVSHCGVLEFIAEEGMIYMPYWMMENMLLQEGDTVRVKNVTLPKGTYVKLQPHTKDFLDISNPKAILETTLRNYSCLTTGDSIMVAYNNKKYYIDIIETKPSNAITIIETDCEVDFAPPLDYKEPERQAPSVPISKAPAPVEEVVPEPTFNPFSGVGRRLDGKSLKHPPVSSPASKDKQPGGANDMPSAASTSQSTRQSQGKLVFGATVNRGKKETPNQQPAKDSKQEEALKKEEPKFQAFTGKKYSLKG, from the exons ATG TTTTTTGAAGGATATGGATACCATGGAGCATCATTTGAGCAGACATACCGTTGCTACCCTGcttcttttattgataag CCTCAGTTGGAAGGTGGTGATAAGA TTATAATGCCTCCCTCAGCCCTTGACCACCTCG CATCTCTTCATATTGATTATCCAATGTTGTTTGAGCTTCGTAATGCTGCTGCTGAGCGGGTTTCACATTGCGGTGTGCTGGAGTTCATTGCCGAAGAAGGAATGATCTACATGCCGTATTGG ATGATGGAAAACATGCTGTTACAAGAGGGTGACACCGTGCGGGTGAAAAACGTGACTCTTCCAAAAGGAACATACGTAAAGTTGCAGCCTCACACAAAGGATTTCTTAGATATCTCCAACCCAAAAGCCAT CTTGGAGACTACATTGAGGAACTACTCCTGCTTGACCACCGGGGACAGTATCATGGTAGCCTATAACAATAAGAAGTATTACATAGATATCATAGAAACAAAGCCTTCTAATGCAATAACTATCATTGAGACAGATTGCGAGGTGGATTTTGCACCTCCTCTTGATTACAAGGAACCTGAAAGGCAGGCACCATCAGTGCCTATAAGCAAGGCACCTGCTCCAG TTGAAGAGGTTGTGCCAGAACCAACATTTAACCCATTTTCTGGGGTGGGGAGACGCTTGGATGGCAAGTCATTGAAGCACCCTCCAGTTTCATCTCCTGCATCCAAAGACAAGCAGCCGGGGGGTGCCAATGATATGCCTTCAGCAGCTTCTACTTCACAAAGTACCCGTCAATCCCAGGGGAAGCTTGTGTTTGGGGCAACTGTGAACCGTGGTAAAAAAGAAACCCCAAAT CAGCAACCTGCAAAGGACTCGAAGCAAGAGGAGGCCCTAAAGAAAGAAGAGCCCAAGTTTCAAGCATTCACAGGGAAGAAGTACTCATTGAAGGGGTGA
- the LOC122085178 gene encoding ubiquitin fusion degradation protein 1 homolog isoform X2: MFFEGYGYHGASFEQTYRCYPASFIDKPQLEGGDKIIMPPSALDHLASLHIDYPMLFELRNAAAERVSHCGVLEFIAEEGMIYMPYWMMENMLLQEGDTVRVKNVTLPKGTYVKLQPHTKDFLDISNPKAILETTLRNYSCLTTGDSIMVAYNNKKYYIDIIETKPSNAITIIETDCEVDFAPPLDYKEPERQAPSVPISKAPAPVEEVVPEPTFNPFSGVGRRLDGKSLKHPPVSSPASKDKQPGGANDMPSAASTSQSTRQSQGKLVFGATVNRGKKETPNQPAKDSKQEEALKKEEPKFQAFTGKKYSLKG, encoded by the exons ATG TTTTTTGAAGGATATGGATACCATGGAGCATCATTTGAGCAGACATACCGTTGCTACCCTGcttcttttattgataag CCTCAGTTGGAAGGTGGTGATAAGA TTATAATGCCTCCCTCAGCCCTTGACCACCTCG CATCTCTTCATATTGATTATCCAATGTTGTTTGAGCTTCGTAATGCTGCTGCTGAGCGGGTTTCACATTGCGGTGTGCTGGAGTTCATTGCCGAAGAAGGAATGATCTACATGCCGTATTGG ATGATGGAAAACATGCTGTTACAAGAGGGTGACACCGTGCGGGTGAAAAACGTGACTCTTCCAAAAGGAACATACGTAAAGTTGCAGCCTCACACAAAGGATTTCTTAGATATCTCCAACCCAAAAGCCAT CTTGGAGACTACATTGAGGAACTACTCCTGCTTGACCACCGGGGACAGTATCATGGTAGCCTATAACAATAAGAAGTATTACATAGATATCATAGAAACAAAGCCTTCTAATGCAATAACTATCATTGAGACAGATTGCGAGGTGGATTTTGCACCTCCTCTTGATTACAAGGAACCTGAAAGGCAGGCACCATCAGTGCCTATAAGCAAGGCACCTGCTCCAG TTGAAGAGGTTGTGCCAGAACCAACATTTAACCCATTTTCTGGGGTGGGGAGACGCTTGGATGGCAAGTCATTGAAGCACCCTCCAGTTTCATCTCCTGCATCCAAAGACAAGCAGCCGGGGGGTGCCAATGATATGCCTTCAGCAGCTTCTACTTCACAAAGTACCCGTCAATCCCAGGGGAAGCTTGTGTTTGGGGCAACTGTGAACCGTGGTAAAAAAGAAACCCCAAAT CAACCTGCAAAGGACTCGAAGCAAGAGGAGGCCCTAAAGAAAGAAGAGCCCAAGTTTCAAGCATTCACAGGGAAGAAGTACTCATTGAAGGGGTGA